One genomic region from Myxocyprinus asiaticus isolate MX2 ecotype Aquarium Trade chromosome 27, UBuf_Myxa_2, whole genome shotgun sequence encodes:
- the LOC127418212 gene encoding ras-related protein Rap-2c, producing the protein MKEYKVVVLGSGGVGKSALTVQFVTGTFIEKYDPTIEDFYRKEIEVDSSPSVLEILDTAGTEQFASMRDLYIKNGQGFILVYSLVNQQSFQDIRPMRDQIVRVKRFEKVPLILVGNKVDLESEREVAGSDGRALAQEWGCPFIETSAKSKSMVDELFAEIVRQMNYTTLPEKQEQCCTACVVQ; encoded by the exons ATGAAGGAGTACAAAGTAGTTGTGCTGGGCAGCGGCGGCGTGGGCAAATCCGCACTCACGGTCCAGTTTGTGACCGGGACATTCATCGAGAAATATGACCCGACCATCGAGGACTTCTATAGGAAGGAGATCGAGGTTGATTCGTCTCCCTCGGTGCTGGAAATTCTGGACACCGCTGGGACCGAGCAGTTCGCCTCCATGCGAGATCTGTATATTAAAAATGGGCAAGGCTTCATTTTAGTTTACAGCCTCGTCAATCAGCAGTCATTTCAG GACATCAGACCAATGCGGGACCAGATTGTTCGTGTGAAGCGCTTTGAGAAGGTGCCTCTGATCTTGGTGGGGAACAAGGTGGATCTGGAGTCAGAGCGGGAGGTCGCAGGCTCTGATGGCCGTGCCCTTGCACAAGAGTGGGGCTGCCCTTTCATAGAGACCTCTGCCAAGAGCAAGAGCATGGTGGATGAGTTGTTTGCTGAGATTGTAAGGCAGATGAACTACACCACTTTGCCCGAGAAGCAAGAGCAGTGTTGCACCGCCTGTGTTGTGCAGTGA
- the LOC127418287 gene encoding UDP-N-acetylglucosamine transferase subunit ALG13 homolog has protein sequence MKTVFVTVGTTCFEDLVVTVTSDEAVKALIDRGYTDMVLQVGRGSVVPDSESCPGLRVEVFRFKDSIAEDMRHADLVISHAGAGSCLEALGANKALLVVVNDKLMDNHQLELAKQLQADSHLIYCTCSTLPQTLKEMDLSALTSYVPGQPQNFATFLDKAIGLV, from the exons ATGAAAACTGTATTTGTAACTGTCGGGACAACATGTTTTGAGGATTTGGTTGTCACTGTGACTTCAGATGAAGCCGTGAAG GCGTTAATTGATCGAGGATATACAGACATGGTTCTTCAGGTTGGCAGAGGTTCAGTTGTTCCTGATTCAGAGAGTTGTCCAGGATTGAGAGTTGAAGTGTTTCGTTTTAAAGACTCAATCGCGGAGGACATGAGACACGCAGACCTGGTCATCAGTCATGCTG GAGCAGGAAGCTGTTTGGAAGCACTTGGAGCTAATAAAGCTCTCCTCGTGGTGGTCAATGACAAATTAATGGACAATCACCAGCTTGAGCTTGCAAAGCAGCTGCAGGCGGATTCACATCTAATTTACTGCACTTGCAG CACTCTGCCTCAGACTTTGAAGGAAATGGACCTGTCTGCATTGACATCCTACGTGCCTGGTCAACCACAGAACTTCGCCACCTTTTTAGATAAGGCCATTGGACTTGTGTAA